The window CGTGCACACGGCGCTGCAGCCGTTCGCCCCTCGTGCGCACTGGGGTGAGCTGCACCTGACCACCCGGAAGCACCTGGAGAGCGCTTCCCCGAGCGGGTGGGCGGTGGCGTCGACCACGACCGCTCGCACACCGGGCTGGGGCGCGCCCGCGCCGTCGTGGCACCACCGCGGAGCCGGGACCTGCCGACTGCGGTGCTGGTGGTGGCGCGCCGCGGCTCAGGACCCGAAGGTGTGCGGACCGCGGATGACGACGTCCGCGCCACCGTCGACGAAGAGCACCTGACCTGTGGCGTGGGTGTTCTCCTCTCCCGTCAGCCACGCCAGGGCACGCGCGACGACCACCGGCTCGAAGGGCCCCTTGAGCGGCATGGGCACGACGGCGTCCAGCTGGGCGCGGCCCTGCTCGGTCTCCATCAGCGGGGCGGTCATGGGGGTCAGGACGATGCCGGGGCCGACGGCGTTCAGGGGGATCCCGGCGCCGGCCCAGCGCGGCTCGACGGAGGTGCTCCTCACCCACTGCGCGATGGAGCGCTTGGTGGAGGGGTAGATGAGGTGGCCCAGCCCCTGCTCGGCCAGCGCCTCGGCGCGCGCCACGGCGCCGGGCTCGTCCCCGGCCTCCAGCACCTCGACCAGCTCGGCGTCGTTGTCCTGCAGCGCCGAGAAGGAGGCGACCACCGCCGCACGGGGCGCACTCGACCTCGCCAGCAGGGGCCTCAGCGCCTCCAGGGTGGCGACCGCCCCGAAGTGGTTCACCCGCACCGTCAGCGCCGAGGGCAGCGCGACTCCCGCGACGGCCAGGACGGCGTCGACGCCCCCTCCACCCGCCGCCTCCTCGACCTTCCCGGGCAGCGCTTCGCGCTGTGCGGGGTCGGCGAGGTCAGCATCGACCTCCGCGCCGCGCAGGTCCACGCCGATGACGTGGTGGTCCTGAGCGCGGAGGAGGTCAGCCGTGGCGCGGCCGATCCCCGAGGCCGCTCCGGTGATCACGTAGGTCCTGCTCATGCGTCGGCTCCTGTCGTGCGGGAGGTGCGTGCGCCAGCCACGTCTCGGCGGCCCGGCGTCAGCGCTGGAACCAGGCGCCGTCGACCAGGTGCGTCATCCCCGAGACGAACGCGGCGTCGTCCGAGAGC of the Quadrisphaera sp. RL12-1S genome contains:
- a CDS encoding SDR family oxidoreductase, whose translation is MSRTYVITGAASGIGRATADLLRAQDHHVIGVDLRGAEVDADLADPAQREALPGKVEEAAGGGGVDAVLAVAGVALPSALTVRVNHFGAVATLEALRPLLARSSAPRAAVVASFSALQDNDAELVEVLEAGDEPGAVARAEALAEQGLGHLIYPSTKRSIAQWVRSTSVEPRWAGAGIPLNAVGPGIVLTPMTAPLMETEQGRAQLDAVVPMPLKGPFEPVVVARALAWLTGEENTHATGQVLFVDGGADVVIRGPHTFGS